A part of Podarcis muralis chromosome 13, rPodMur119.hap1.1, whole genome shotgun sequence genomic DNA contains:
- the SSH1 gene encoding protein phosphatase Slingshot homolog 1 isoform X2 — protein MLVMNLSDFADFCLSFRPVQCFCCSKKPRPKYLSESFFMVKGAALFLQQGNSPQGPRSLTHLHKHAGDLPQHLQVMINLLRCEDRIKLAVRLESVWTDRVRYMVVVYSTGRQDTEENILLGVDFSSKESKSCTIGMVLRLWSDTKIHLDGDGGFSVSTAGRMHIFKPVSVQAMWSALQILHKACEVARRHNYFPGGMALVWATYYESCIASEQSCINEWNAMQDLESTRPDSPALYVDTPTERERAERHIKAKLRSIMMSKDLENVTSKEIRNELEKHMNCNLKEFKEFIDNEMLLILGQMDKPSLIFDHLYLGSEWNASNLEELRGSGVDYILNVTREIDNFFPGLFAYHNIRVYDEETTDLLAHWNEAYHFINKAKKNRSKCLVHCKMGVSRSASTVIAYAMKEFGWPLEKAYNYVKQKRSIARPNAGFMRQLLEYEGILDASKQRHNKLWKQQPEDSLPQNLGSSGGPSDYLLDSLDVDLGAPCQPSCADPRTSQEAVGFHYCFRRLSDSLPVNRESLFQLEDLERDFLLEEEEEEEADLAATELPFLGFVDEPPVEKLKSVERAEVSGEKTAEGNPEVSLLKAGAVPRLAVPEEGDPAEEKLIERWKRHSSAQEEESRWNCENLNNNNSKRSCPEDFEHDAIFGILSKVKPSYKSCADCVYASAGASADAFGEACEPLHLASPSRSSTVCTQPPFLLHRTPAILEQAFCESPPKEIHTAKSIRLPPLLAGSDLQSADPSKPAAGWPCSASEKPRDGPRAPAGLRNSLCERSPILSDGMKEDSMPKRDARQTKDLKYLLFSKDLEKPTTNSYLMQHQESLLQLQKAGLVRKHTKELERLKSLPAPEAAAPGREGPGGLADTSIPEETQELEVTQQEQQPLPIPRGMKNETEKLQKSPLVGGASQKTSTPVLCRTVDHTSSFTKDFLKTVCYTPSSSRSSNLTRSSSSDSIHSVRGKPGLVKQRTQEIETRLRLAGLTVSSPLKRSNSLAKLGSLNLSSEDLASETDLSALTDSRETKSSESSVVRCQPSLKATGEQAILPPAEAALAKLKGRLWMGES, from the exons ATGCTGGTTATGAACCTTTCAGATTTTGCTGACTTCTGCCTCTCTTTTCGACCAGTGCAATGCTTCTGCTGCTCAAAGAAACCCCGTCCAAAATA CTTGAGTGAGAGTTTTTTTATGGTGAAAGGTGCTGCATTATTCCTCCAGCAAGGAAACAGCCCTCAAGGTCCACGAAGTCTTACTCACCTTCACAAACATGCTG GTGATTTGCCCCAACATCTTCAGGTGATGATCAACCTCCTTCGCTGTGAGGACAGGATCAAATTG GCTGTGCGTCTGGAAAGTGTCTGGACAGACCGGGTGAGGTACATGGTGGTTGTCTATAGCACCGGACGCCAAGACACGGAGGAGAATATCCTGCTGGGAGTAGACTTTTCAAGCAAGGAGAG CAAAAGCTGCACCATCGGGATGGTTCTGCGCCTGTGGAGTGACACAAAGATCCATCTAGATGGTGATGG CGGGTTCAGCGTCAGCACTGCAGGGAGGATGCATATCTTCAAGCCCGTTTCAGTTCAAGCAATGTG GTCCGCCTTGCAGATCCTCCACAAGGCTTGTGAGGTGGCTCGGAGGCACAATTACTTCCCTGGCGGGATGGCGCTCGTCTGGGCCACGTACTACGAGAGCTGCATCGCCTCCGAGCAAAGCTGCATCAATGAGTGGAACGCCATGCAGGACTTGGAGTCCACACGCCCTGACTCGCCAGCTCTATATGTGGACAC ACCAACTGAGAGGGAGCGGGCAGAACGCCACATCAAGGCCAAACTCCGAAGTATTATGATGAGCAAAGATCTGGAGAACGTAACCTCTAAAGAA ATACGGAATGAGCTGGAGAAGCACATGAACTGCAACTTGAAGGAGTTCAAAGAGTTCATTGACAATGAGATGCTGCTAATCCTGGGGCAGATGGACAAGCCCTCTCTCATTTTTGACCATCTGTACCTG GGTTCCGAGTGGAATGCCTCCAACCTGGAGGAGCTACGGGGCTCTGG CGTTGACTACATCTTAAACGTCACAAGGGAGATTGACAATTTTTTCCCTGGCTTGTTTGCATACCACAACATCAGGGTCTATGATGAAGAGACCACCGACCTCCTTGCCCACTGGAACGAGGCCTACCATTTCATCAACAAAGCCAA GAAAAACCGCTCCAAGTGTCTAGTCCATTGCAAAATGGGTGTGAGTCGCTCTGCCTCCACCGTCATCGCGTACGCCATGAAGGAATTTGGCTGGCCCCTGGAGAAAGCATACAATTACGTCAAGCAGAAGCGCAGCATCGCCAGACCCAATGCTGGCTTCATGAGGCAGCTCCTGGAGTACGAGGGCATTCTGGATGCCAG CAAACAGCGTCATAACAAGCTATGGAAGCAACAGCCTGAGGACAGCCTCCCCCAGAACTTGGGCAGCTCTGGTGGGCCAAGTGACTATCTGCTTGACAGTCTGGATGTTGACCTGGGTGCTCCTTGCCAGCCCAGCTGTGCAGACCCCCGCACAAGCCAGGAGGCCGTGGGCTTCCACTACTGCTTCAGGCGCCTTTCTGACTCCTTGCCTGTGAACAGAGAGTCACTTTTCCAGCTGGAGGACCTGGAGAGGGACtttctgctggaggaggaggaggaggaggaggcagatttGGCAGCAACAGAGCTGCCCTTCTTGGGGTTTGTTGATGAGCCTCCAGTGGAAAAGCTAAAGAGCGTGGAGAGAGCAGAGGTCTCTGGGGAGAAAACTGCGGAGGGGAATCCTGAGGTCAGCCTCCTGAAGGCCGGAGCTGTACCCAGGCTTGCTGTCCCGGAAGAAGGAGACCCTGCAGAGGAGAAGCTCATTGAGCGCTGGAAGCGTCACTCATCTgcgcaggaggaggagagccGGTGGAACTGTGAGaacctgaacaacaacaacagcaagaggagctgccCTGAGGATTTTGAG CACGATGCCATCTTTGGGATCCTCAGCAAAGTGAAGCCTTCCTACAAGTCTTGCGCCGACTGCGTGTATGCCAGTGCTGGTGCCTCAGCCGACGCTTTTGGGGAAGCATGTGAGCCCCTGCACCTGGCCTCCCCCTCCCGCAGTTCCACGGTCTGCACACAGCCGCCGTTCCTCCTGCACAGGACACCCGCGATTTTGGAGCAGGCATTCTGTGAGTCTCCCCCAAAAGAAATCCACACTGCAAAAAGCATCCGCTTGCCTCCGCTACTAGCGGGGAGTGACTTGCAGAGCGCTGATCCCAGCAAACCTGCAGCCGGCTGGCCCTGCAGTGCTTCCGAGAAGCCCAGAGATGGCCCTAGAGCTCCAGCTGGCCTGAGAAACTCTCTCTGTGAGAGGAGTCCCATCCTCAGCGATGGGATGAAAGAGGATTCCATGCCAAAAAGGGACGCCCGGCAGACCAAGGACCTGAAGTACTTGCTCTTCAGCAAGGATTTGGAGAAGCCGACCACCAATAGCTACCTGATGCAGCATCAGGAGTCGCTCCTGCAGCTCCAGAAAGCGGGCTTGGTCCGGAAGCACACGAAGGAGCTGGAGCGCCTCAAGAGCCTGCCAGCGCCTGAAGCAGCTGCTCCTGGGAGGGAGGGCCCTGGGGGCCTGGCGGACACCAGCATTCCGGAAGAGACGCAGGAGCTGGAGGTGacccagcaggagcagcagcctcTTCCCATACCCAGGGGCATGAAAAATGAGACTGAGAAGCTGCAGAAAAGCCCCCTGGTAGGCGGGGCGTCTCAGAAGACCTCCACGCCTGTCCTGTGCCGGACGGTGGACCACACAAGCAGCTTCACAAAGGACTTTCTCAAGACCGTCTGCTACACACCGTCGTCGTCCCGGAGCTCCAACCTGACGCGGAGCTCCAGCAGCGACAGCATCCACAGCGTGCGAGGGAAGCCTGGCTTGGTGAAGCAACGGACCCAGGAGATTGAGACCAGGCTGCGGCTGGCTGGCCTGACGGTCTCCTCCCCGCTGAAGCGCTCCAACTCCCTGGCCAAGCTGGGCAGCCTCAACCTGTCCTCAGAGGACTTGGCGAGCGAGACGGACCTGTCCGCCCTGACGGACTCCAGGGAGACCAAGTCGAGCGAGTCCTCGGTGGTGCGCTGCCAGCCTTCCCTGAAGGCCACTGGAGAGCAAGCCATCTTGCCACCGGCAGAAGCCGCTCTGGCAAAGCTGAAGGGCAGGCTGTGGATGGGGGAGAGTTGA
- the SSH1 gene encoding protein phosphatase Slingshot homolog 1 isoform X5: MINLLRCEDRIKLAVRLESVWTDRVRYMVVVYSTGRQDTEENILLGVDFSSKESKSCTIGMVLRLWSDTKIHLDGDGGFSVSTAGRMHIFKPVSVQAMWSALQILHKACEVARRHNYFPGGMALVWATYYESCIASEQSCINEWNAMQDLESTRPDSPALYVDTPTERERAERHIKAKLRSIMMSKDLENVTSKEIRNELEKHMNCNLKEFKEFIDNEMLLILGQMDKPSLIFDHLYLGSEWNASNLEELRGSGVDYILNVTREIDNFFPGLFAYHNIRVYDEETTDLLAHWNEAYHFINKAKKNRSKCLVHCKMGVSRSASTVIAYAMKEFGWPLEKAYNYVKQKRSIARPNAGFMRQLLEYEGILDASKQRHNKLWKQQPEDSLPQNLGSSGGPSDYLLDSLDVDLGAPCQPSCADPRTSQEAVGFHYCFRRLSDSLPVNRESLFQLEDLERDFLLEEEEEEEADLAATELPFLGFVDEPPVEKLKSVERAEVSGEKTAEGNPEVSLLKAGAVPRLAVPEEGDPAEEKLIERWKRHSSAQEEESRWNCENLNNNNSKRSCPEDFEHDAIFGILSKVKPSYKSCADCVYASAGASADAFGEACEPLHLASPSRSSTVCTQPPFLLHRTPAILEQAFCESPPKEIHTAKSIRLPPLLAGSDLQSADPSKPAAGWPCSASEKPRDGPRAPAGLRNSLCERSPILSDGMKEDSMPKRDARQTKDLKYLLFSKDLEKPTTNSYLMQHQESLLQLQKAGLVRKHTKELERLKSLPAPEAAAPGREGPGGLADTSIPEETQELEVTQQEQQPLPIPRGMKNETEKLQKSPLVGGASQKTSTPVLCRTVDHTSSFTKDFLKTVCYTPSSSRSSNLTRSSSSDSIHSVRGKPGLVKQRTQEIETRLRLAGLTVSSPLKRSNSLAKLGSLNLSSEDLASETDLSALTDSRETKSSESSVVRCQPSLKATGEQAILPPAEAALAKLKGRLWMGES; encoded by the exons ATGATCAACCTCCTTCGCTGTGAGGACAGGATCAAATTG GCTGTGCGTCTGGAAAGTGTCTGGACAGACCGGGTGAGGTACATGGTGGTTGTCTATAGCACCGGACGCCAAGACACGGAGGAGAATATCCTGCTGGGAGTAGACTTTTCAAGCAAGGAGAG CAAAAGCTGCACCATCGGGATGGTTCTGCGCCTGTGGAGTGACACAAAGATCCATCTAGATGGTGATGG CGGGTTCAGCGTCAGCACTGCAGGGAGGATGCATATCTTCAAGCCCGTTTCAGTTCAAGCAATGTG GTCCGCCTTGCAGATCCTCCACAAGGCTTGTGAGGTGGCTCGGAGGCACAATTACTTCCCTGGCGGGATGGCGCTCGTCTGGGCCACGTACTACGAGAGCTGCATCGCCTCCGAGCAAAGCTGCATCAATGAGTGGAACGCCATGCAGGACTTGGAGTCCACACGCCCTGACTCGCCAGCTCTATATGTGGACAC ACCAACTGAGAGGGAGCGGGCAGAACGCCACATCAAGGCCAAACTCCGAAGTATTATGATGAGCAAAGATCTGGAGAACGTAACCTCTAAAGAA ATACGGAATGAGCTGGAGAAGCACATGAACTGCAACTTGAAGGAGTTCAAAGAGTTCATTGACAATGAGATGCTGCTAATCCTGGGGCAGATGGACAAGCCCTCTCTCATTTTTGACCATCTGTACCTG GGTTCCGAGTGGAATGCCTCCAACCTGGAGGAGCTACGGGGCTCTGG CGTTGACTACATCTTAAACGTCACAAGGGAGATTGACAATTTTTTCCCTGGCTTGTTTGCATACCACAACATCAGGGTCTATGATGAAGAGACCACCGACCTCCTTGCCCACTGGAACGAGGCCTACCATTTCATCAACAAAGCCAA GAAAAACCGCTCCAAGTGTCTAGTCCATTGCAAAATGGGTGTGAGTCGCTCTGCCTCCACCGTCATCGCGTACGCCATGAAGGAATTTGGCTGGCCCCTGGAGAAAGCATACAATTACGTCAAGCAGAAGCGCAGCATCGCCAGACCCAATGCTGGCTTCATGAGGCAGCTCCTGGAGTACGAGGGCATTCTGGATGCCAG CAAACAGCGTCATAACAAGCTATGGAAGCAACAGCCTGAGGACAGCCTCCCCCAGAACTTGGGCAGCTCTGGTGGGCCAAGTGACTATCTGCTTGACAGTCTGGATGTTGACCTGGGTGCTCCTTGCCAGCCCAGCTGTGCAGACCCCCGCACAAGCCAGGAGGCCGTGGGCTTCCACTACTGCTTCAGGCGCCTTTCTGACTCCTTGCCTGTGAACAGAGAGTCACTTTTCCAGCTGGAGGACCTGGAGAGGGACtttctgctggaggaggaggaggaggaggaggcagatttGGCAGCAACAGAGCTGCCCTTCTTGGGGTTTGTTGATGAGCCTCCAGTGGAAAAGCTAAAGAGCGTGGAGAGAGCAGAGGTCTCTGGGGAGAAAACTGCGGAGGGGAATCCTGAGGTCAGCCTCCTGAAGGCCGGAGCTGTACCCAGGCTTGCTGTCCCGGAAGAAGGAGACCCTGCAGAGGAGAAGCTCATTGAGCGCTGGAAGCGTCACTCATCTgcgcaggaggaggagagccGGTGGAACTGTGAGaacctgaacaacaacaacagcaagaggagctgccCTGAGGATTTTGAG CACGATGCCATCTTTGGGATCCTCAGCAAAGTGAAGCCTTCCTACAAGTCTTGCGCCGACTGCGTGTATGCCAGTGCTGGTGCCTCAGCCGACGCTTTTGGGGAAGCATGTGAGCCCCTGCACCTGGCCTCCCCCTCCCGCAGTTCCACGGTCTGCACACAGCCGCCGTTCCTCCTGCACAGGACACCCGCGATTTTGGAGCAGGCATTCTGTGAGTCTCCCCCAAAAGAAATCCACACTGCAAAAAGCATCCGCTTGCCTCCGCTACTAGCGGGGAGTGACTTGCAGAGCGCTGATCCCAGCAAACCTGCAGCCGGCTGGCCCTGCAGTGCTTCCGAGAAGCCCAGAGATGGCCCTAGAGCTCCAGCTGGCCTGAGAAACTCTCTCTGTGAGAGGAGTCCCATCCTCAGCGATGGGATGAAAGAGGATTCCATGCCAAAAAGGGACGCCCGGCAGACCAAGGACCTGAAGTACTTGCTCTTCAGCAAGGATTTGGAGAAGCCGACCACCAATAGCTACCTGATGCAGCATCAGGAGTCGCTCCTGCAGCTCCAGAAAGCGGGCTTGGTCCGGAAGCACACGAAGGAGCTGGAGCGCCTCAAGAGCCTGCCAGCGCCTGAAGCAGCTGCTCCTGGGAGGGAGGGCCCTGGGGGCCTGGCGGACACCAGCATTCCGGAAGAGACGCAGGAGCTGGAGGTGacccagcaggagcagcagcctcTTCCCATACCCAGGGGCATGAAAAATGAGACTGAGAAGCTGCAGAAAAGCCCCCTGGTAGGCGGGGCGTCTCAGAAGACCTCCACGCCTGTCCTGTGCCGGACGGTGGACCACACAAGCAGCTTCACAAAGGACTTTCTCAAGACCGTCTGCTACACACCGTCGTCGTCCCGGAGCTCCAACCTGACGCGGAGCTCCAGCAGCGACAGCATCCACAGCGTGCGAGGGAAGCCTGGCTTGGTGAAGCAACGGACCCAGGAGATTGAGACCAGGCTGCGGCTGGCTGGCCTGACGGTCTCCTCCCCGCTGAAGCGCTCCAACTCCCTGGCCAAGCTGGGCAGCCTCAACCTGTCCTCAGAGGACTTGGCGAGCGAGACGGACCTGTCCGCCCTGACGGACTCCAGGGAGACCAAGTCGAGCGAGTCCTCGGTGGTGCGCTGCCAGCCTTCCCTGAAGGCCACTGGAGAGCAAGCCATCTTGCCACCGGCAGAAGCCGCTCTGGCAAAGCTGAAGGGCAGGCTGTGGATGGGGGAGAGTTGA